A single Lolium perenne isolate Kyuss_39 chromosome 6, Kyuss_2.0, whole genome shotgun sequence DNA region contains:
- the LOC127307532 gene encoding glucomannan 4-beta-mannosyltransferase 1, translated as MDAAAGLPDAWSQVRAPLIVPLLQLSVAVCLGMAVLLFLERLYMGVVIVGVKLLRRTPERRYKCDPISEEDDPELGSAAFPVVLVQIPMFNEREVYHLSIGAVCGLTWPSDRLVVQVLDDSTDPIIKEMVRLECERWAHKGINITYQTREDRKGYKAGALKQGMKHGYVRECEYVVIFDADFQPNPDYLHRTIPYLHHNPQIALVQARWRFVNADECLMTRMQEMSLDYHFKVEQEVSSSVCAFFGFNGTAGVWRIAALNEAGGWNDRTTVEDMDLAIRASLKGWKFVYLGDVQVKSELPSTFKAFRFQQHRWSCGPANLFRKMLMEIVTNKKVTIWKKFHVIYNFFLVRKIVAHIVTFTFYCIIIPTTIFVPEVHIPKWGCVYIPSIITLLNSVGTPRSFHLLFFWILFENVMSLHRTKATLIGLLEAGRVNEWVVTEKLGNVLKMKSANKASTKKSFMRMWERLNIPELGVGAFLFSCGWYDVAFGKDNFFIYLFFQSMAFFVVGVGYVGTIVPQS; from the exons ATGGACGCGGCGGCTGGTCTGCCGGACGCTTGGTCGCAGGTGCGCGCGCCGCTGATCGTGCCGCTGCTGCAGCTGTCGGTGGCGGTGTGCCTGGGCATGGCGGTGCTGCTGTTCCTGGAGCGGCTGTACATGGGGGTGGTCATCGTGGGGGTGAAGCTCCTCCGCCGCACCCCGGAGCGGCGGTACAAGTGCGACCCCATCTCGGAGGAGGACGACCCCGAGCTGGGCAGCGCCGCCTTCCCCGTGGTGCTCGTCCAGATCCCCATGTTCAACGAGCGCGAG GTGTATCATCTGTCGATCGGCGCCGTGTGCGGGCTAACGTGGCCGTCGGATCggctggtggtgcaggtgctggacGACTCCACGGACCCAATTATCAAG GAGATGGTTCGGTTGGAGTGCGAGCGGTGGGCGCACAAGGGGATCAACATCACGTACCAGACCCGCGAGGACCGCAAGGGGTACAAGGCGGGCGCGCTGAAGCAGGGCATGAAGCACGGGTACGTGCGGGAGTGCGAGTACGTGGTCATCTTCGACGCCGATTTCCAGCCCAACCCCGACTACCTTCACCGCACCATCCCCTACCTCCACCACAACCCGCAGATCGCCCTCGTCCAAGCAAGATGGAGGTTTG TGAACGCAGATGAGTGCTTGATGACAAGGATGCAGGAGATGTCCTTGGATTACCACTTCAAAGTGGAGCAAGAAGTGAGCTCGTCTGTCTGCGCGTTCTTTGGCTTCAACG GGACCGCCGGGGTGTGGCGCATTGCTGCATTGAATGAAGCGGGAGGCTGGAACGACCGGACCACCGTGGAGGACATGGATCTGGCTATCCGGGCCAGCCTCAAAGGGTGGAAGTTTGTCTACCTTGGCGATGTCCAG GTTAAGAGTGAACTCCCCAGCACTTTCAAAGCCTTCCGGTTTCAGCAGCACAGGTGGTCGTGTGGTCCGGCTAACTTGTTCAGGAAGATGCTAATGGAGATTGTGACAAATAAG AAAGTGACGATCTGGAAGAAATTTCATGTCATCTACAACTTCTTCTTGGTGCGCAAGATCGTCGCGCATATCGTGACTTTCACATTCTACTGCATTATCATCCCGACAACCATCTTTGTCCCTGAGGTTCATATACCAAAATGGGGTTGCGTCTACATTCCCTCAATCATCACACTTCTCAATTCTGTTGGAACTCCCAG GTCTTTCCACTTGCTTTTCTTCTGGATCCTCTTCGAAAATGTCATGTCGCTGCATAGAACCAAGGCCACATTGATCGGCTTGTTAGAGGCAGGCAGGGTGAACGAATGGgttgtcacagagaagctcggcaaCGTTCTGAAGATGAAATCGGCAAACAAAGCATCAACCAAGAAATCATTCATGAGGATGTGGGAGAG GTTAAATATTCCTGAGCTTGGCGTGGGAGCCTTCCTCTTCTCCTGTGGGTGGTATGATGTCGCGTTTGGGAAGGACAATTTCTTCATATACCTTTTCTTCCAATCGATGGCTTTCTTCGTCGTCGGTGTTGGCTATGTTGGCACAATTGTCCCTCAGTCATAA